The region CGAAGCTCTCCGACGGGCCCCGCGACGTGGTGGACGCGGGAGAACTGGATGTGTTGGTGGCCGAGGCGCCCGCCCACGAGGATCGCGTGCGGCGCATCGACCGCGGCTATGCGTTTCTGCAGCGGGCGTGGTGGCTGGTGGTGCCCCTGTCGCTGGCCATCTTTGCGGGCGCGTGGTGGGTGTACGACAACAAGGTGAACAAGGGCGGCTTCTGGCGTTTCCCGGAGCAGGAAGAGCTGTTTCTCTACCTGGAGATGCCATCGGGCACCGACCTCGAACTTACCTCGGAAACACTGCGTGCGTTCGAGAATGAACTGACCCCGGTGCCGGAGGGTGTGCGCATGAGTTCGCGCGCCTTCGGCAACCAGGCCATCATCCGGATCGAGTTCGACGACGACCAGCGCGAGACGCCGTTGCCGTTCTACTGGCGCGAACTGCTCATCGCCAGGGCCGACGCCACCGGCGGGTCCAGCGTCTTCATCCGCGGTTTCTCGGACCGCCCGTATTTCAAGGGTGCCTTCGGCGGGTCGGCGCTCAACTCTCTGGTAAAGATCACCGGCTACAACTCCAAGCGGCTGAGCGAGATCGCGGAGGGCACCCTGGCGCGGATCGAGCGCAACCGGCGCGTGCGCAACGCACGTGTGACCACCGGGGCGCAGTTCGAGCGCATCCGCCAGGAGGAGATGGTCATCAAGATCAGGCGCGAGGCGCTCGCCGCGCACAATCTCACCGTGGTCGAGCTGGCGGCGCAGATCCGCCGTATGCTGGGTGTGGATATTCCCTGGACGATGCTGATCGAGCAGGAGCAGGAGCGCGTCCAGCTGTCCTTCGCCGACGCCGAGGACATTTCCTACACGAACATCGCGGATCTGGTGGTGCGCAACCAGGCGGGTGAGCAGGTGCGTCTGGGAGACCTCATCGAGATTGAGCGGCGGGAGGTGTCGCGCTCGATATCCCGTGAGAATCAGAAGTACACCACGCATGTGAACTGGGAGTACCTGGGCACCGACCAGATGCGCCAGAACTACATCAAGGACGTGCTGGCCGGCATCGAGCTCCCCTACGGGTACAAGGCCGAGGAGGCGCGCCAGGAGTTCCTCACCCAGGAAGAGGAGGAGGAGATCGGGCTCGCGGTGTGGATGTCGATCGCGTTCATCTTCATCGTGCTGGCCGCACTCACCGAGAGTCTCGCCCTGCCCCTTCTCATTCTGCTCTCCATCCCCATGTCGCTGGTGGGTGTGTTCGTGATCTTCTGGCTGACGCACTCGGTGTTCGATTCCTCCGCGCGCATCGGGCTGGTGCTGCTCTTCGGTGTCGCTGTGAACAACGCCATCCTGTTGGTGTCGCGCTACCGCACCGAGGCCACGCTGGTGCTCAAGTCGAAGCTGGGCGGCGACCCGGAGACGCGTGCATCGCTGTTTCCACCGTTGCGCAAGGCCCTGGGCGGGAGCGACCTGTGGGTTCTTCCGAAGGAGGAGCGGGTCTCGCTGCTCAAGCGCGCGGTGGCGCGTGGCACGCGCGTGCGCATGCGCTCCATCCTGCTCACCAGCGGAACCACCATCGTGGGACTCGCGCCGCTGCTGGTACACATGAATGACACGCCGGACAAGGATATCTGGGAGAACCTGGCACTCGCCACCATTGGCGGGCTTGCGTCGAGCACGCTGCTGCTGCTGTTCATGGGGCCGGTGGTGTACACGACCAGCATCCGGCTGCGGTGGACGGTGCGCCGCTTCTTCCTCTGGCTCACGGCGCGCGTGCGGCGGCGCCCCACGGCGCCGGCGCCCTCGCCGGAATCGGCCTGACACGCGCGCGTTGCGCACCACCCGGCTCCCGTTGTACCTTTAAGGACGCCGCCCCCACGCGGTAATTCCCGTGCTGATCCAATTTGCGAATATTCCGGCGGCGATGCGTGCCGCCCTGGCGCTCGCGGCGGTGTGCCTGCTCGCCGCGTGTTCGGGCGGAGACGATGGCGCGACGCCCGTGGATCCGCCCGTCCAGCCCGCAAGCTGGCGCTGGGTCAATCCGGTGGCGGAGGGCGCCTCGCTGCGCGGGGTGTGGGGACCCTCCTCGGACAACCTGTTCGCGGTGGGGACGGGGGGTGTGGTGCTGCGCTACGATGGAGCCCGCTGGACCCGGACCACCACGCCCACCGACAACGTGCTCAACGGGGTGTGGGGAAGTTCGGCCGGCGACGTGATCGCGGTTGGTTTCGACGGGACCATCCTGCGCTACGACGGAACCGCGTGGACCGGGGAGAACAGCGGCACGAGCAACTTCCTCACCGCGGTGTGGGGAAGTTCCGCCAGCAACGTCTTCGTGGTCGGACAGCGGCGCACCATTCTGCACTACGATGGTTCCGGCTGGACGCCGATGACCGTTCCCCTGGGTGACCAGAATTTGGACGCGGTGTGGGGCAGCGGTCCGAACGACGTGTACGCCACCGGGATCGGGACCAAGCTGCTCCACTACGACGGCGCCACCTGGGAGGAGATCACCACCACCGCCACCTTCGCGCTGCACGCGCTGTGGGGCAGCGGTCCGAACGATGTCATTGCCGTGGGTGGCAACGGTGCCGCGGTGCGTTTCGACGGTACGGCGTGGACGGCCATCAATGACGCCGCCGGCCGGCACTTCAACGCGATTACCGGCGCCGGTGCGGGAGATGCCTACGCGGTGGGTCTCAACGGTGTCGCGAGTCATTGGGACGGGGTCGCCTGGACGCCCATGGTGACCAACAGTCTGCAGGCGTATACGGGGGTGATTGCCGTGGGCGGCGAGGTAGCCGCTGTGGGAGAGGCCGGAACCCTGCACCGCGTGGTGGGCGGGGAGTGGGAGGCATACGCGGGGGGGCTCTCGGTCGACTTTCACGGCGTGTGGGTGGCGCCCAATGGTGAGGCATTTGCCGCCGGTGATCTCGGCAATATCCTGCATTTCAAGAACGGCAGGTTGACGGTGATGGATTCGGGCACGTCCCAGAATCTGCGCGCGGTATGCGGCACGTCGGCGAGTAATGTGTTCGCGGTGGGTGACGGAGGAGCGGCGCTGCGTTTCGACGGCACCGCCTGGGTGCCGGTTCCCTCGCCCTACGGCCTGGACCTCTACGGGGTGTGGGCCAACGGGACGGACTTCGCGATTGCGGTGGGGGTGCTCGGTCACGTTATCCGCTTCGACGGTGCGGCCTGGGCGGAGATTCCCACCGGCCGCAGCGAATTGCTGCTGGGTGCGTGGGGTCTGGGCGAGGACGACTTCTACGTGGTCGGGGGCGCGTCGCTCGCACTCCACTGGACGGGCCTGCAATGGAAGCTGGTGCCGGTGTCGCCGGGGCAGACCCACATCTTCCACGACATCCACGGCACCGGGCCCGATGACATCGATATCGCCACCGAGTACCTCGGCATCGCCGGTGCCGGTCCGGACGGCCTGCACGCGGGCGGTTACATCTTCCACTGGGACGGGACCGCGTGGACACCGACCTTCGAAGAGCCGATCCACGACGTCCTGTCGGTGTGGCGGGCCAACGCCACCAGCGGGTTCGCGTGCGGTGACGCCGCATCGCTGCTCACGGGCAGCAATGGGGAGTGGACGCGGGTGTGGGACCTCCAGAATCTGCCCACCTACGTTCGCGCCGTCTACGGGAGCGGCGCCAGCAACGTGTTCGTGGCCGGTGACAACGGCACCATCGCCAGCTATAGTCGGTGACATGCAGATGAAATTCGTCTCCCTTTCGGTGACCGGCGAAGATATCGACGAGATCCTGCGCGATATCTCGAAAGCCGT is a window of Candidatus Krumholzibacteriia bacterium DNA encoding:
- a CDS encoding efflux RND transporter permease subunit, giving the protein MTRFCVRFPVTTWMIFVSFVVLGAYSIPRLKIEAVPDVNLPTLTVSTSWNGASPQAVQRAITIPVEEAVQDVHGVEKIESQSRAGNSTVTISFRRSTNIDFARLDLNEQLGDVRRNLPLGALQPQIIPFVPEEFRTEDFFTFSLESPLSPNELRELAETWVIPQVLGVPGVADAEVLGGARPLVKIVLDRRLLDLYGIRADEVFAALNRLDEFEGAGVVLERGLERLVALRRPVSIASMRDAVVARRGGQTFTLTMVGEVRADFEDPVYYVRANGQNVVQVSVDKRSGANTVGVSRDLRKALPGIEANVPAQLAFHIDEDQGKDLEDKLRDLIYRSFAILGILFIMLIISVRRLQLTAIVTASIVFATLISLSMFYFLRISVNFITISGLAVCFGMIVDNSILVLDAIHRRLEALDRAEELGLSRRAKLEVAYHAILDGARDIMQPALATTATTVVVFASFVFLSGRLALYYVPLAISVTTALIASLFVAFGWVPMILHHIWAKPMVAKLSDGPRDVVDAGELDVLVAEAPAHEDRVRRIDRGYAFLQRAWWLVVPLSLAIFAGAWWVYDNKVNKGGFWRFPEQEELFLYLEMPSGTDLELTSETLRAFENELTPVPEGVRMSSRAFGNQAIIRIEFDDDQRETPLPFYWRELLIARADATGGSSVFIRGFSDRPYFKGAFGGSALNSLVKITGYNSKRLSEIAEGTLARIERNRRVRNARVTTGAQFERIRQEEMVIKIRREALAAHNLTVVELAAQIRRMLGVDIPWTMLIEQEQERVQLSFADAEDISYTNIADLVVRNQAGEQVRLGDLIEIERREVSRSISRENQKYTTHVNWEYLGTDQMRQNYIKDVLAGIELPYGYKAEEARQEFLTQEEEEEIGLAVWMSIAFIFIVLAALTESLALPLLILLSIPMSLVGVFVIFWLTHSVFDSSARIGLVLLFGVAVNNAILLVSRYRTEATLVLKSKLGGDPETRASLFPPLRKALGGSDLWVLPKEERVSLLKRAVARGTRVRMRSILLTSGTTIVGLAPLLVHMNDTPDKDIWENLALATIGGLASSTLLLLFMGPVVYTTSIRLRWTVRRFFLWLTARVRRRPTAPAPSPESA